A single window of Dermacentor albipictus isolate Rhodes 1998 colony chromosome 1, USDA_Dalb.pri_finalv2, whole genome shotgun sequence DNA harbors:
- the LOC139059341 gene encoding dnaJ homolog subfamily B member 6-like: protein MVDYYAVLLVSRSATTDDIKKAYRKLALKWHPDKNPEKKEEAERRFKEISEAYEVLSDDKKRKVYDRYGREGLNGSAGGMRSGARHSHHHFNGCMGGVGGFFDDGFTAPFFSFTFRDPEDVFREFFGTDSFHMFFDNPYTATNTGLPQQHHHNQARHGHSAGSTSEDDEVMVSFDVVSLFASIPTDLAVEACTSALESDRTLPGRSPIDVPDLQRLLCFCLGNTYICFDKVFYRISIRTKFGPEATELAIS, encoded by the exons ATGGTGGACTACTACGCAGTCCTCCTCGTCTCCAGGAGTGCTACCACTGATGATATCAAGAAGGCGTATAGAAAATTGGCCTTGAAGTGGCATCCTGACAAAAATCctgaaaagaaggaagaagctgAGCGGCGATTCAAGGAAATCTCAGAAGCTTATGAAGTTCTTTCAGATGACAAAAAACGCAAAGTGTACGACCGGTATGGCAGGGAAGGCCTGAACGGCAGTGCTGGCGGTATGCGGTCAGGTGCCCGCCACAGCCACCATCACTTCAATGGATGCATGGGTGGTGTTGGCGGATTCTTCGACGATGGGTTTACTGCACCATTCTTCAGCTTCACGTTCCGGGACCCGGAGGATGTATTCCGGGAGTTCTTTGGCACAGACTCATTCCACATGTTTTTTGACAACCCATACACGGCCACCAACACCGGTCTTCCGCAACAGCATCACCACAACCAAGCCAGGCATGGACACTCTgcagggagcacatcggaag ACGACGAAGTGATGGTTTCGTTCGACGTGGTGTCGCTGTTTGCCTCAATTCCGACTGACTTGGCTGTGGAAGCATGCACTTCTGCTCTGGAATCTGACAGGACCTTGCCAGGCAGGTCGCCCATTGACGTTCCCGACCTCCAGAGGCTACTCTGTTTTTGCCTTGGAAACACGTACATCTGTTTCGACAAGGTCTTCTACAG AATCTCAATTAGGACAAAGTTTGGGCCTGAGGctactgagcttgctatcagttga